A region from the Paraburkholderia youngii genome encodes:
- a CDS encoding YciI family protein: MRVMVIIKATPESEAGQMPSTELLTAMGQYNEQLVKAGIMQGGDGLKPSSAGARVRFSGKDRTVIDGPFAETKELIAGYWLWQVESMDEAIEWVKRCPNPMMSDSEIEIRPLFEPADFGEAFTPELQEEENRLRKQIDGQMR, from the coding sequence ATGCGCGTCATGGTCATCATCAAGGCAACCCCCGAATCGGAAGCGGGGCAAATGCCGAGTACGGAACTCCTCACGGCGATGGGGCAGTACAACGAGCAACTGGTCAAGGCCGGCATCATGCAAGGCGGCGACGGGCTGAAGCCGAGCTCGGCCGGCGCTCGCGTGCGGTTCTCAGGGAAGGACCGCACCGTCATCGACGGCCCGTTTGCGGAAACCAAGGAATTGATTGCCGGGTACTGGTTGTGGCAGGTTGAATCGATGGACGAAGCGATCGAATGGGTCAAGCGCTGCCCGAATCCGATGATGAGTGATTCGGAGATCGAGATTCGCCCGTTATTTGAGCCGGCGGACTTTGGCGAAGCCTTTACGCCCGAGCTTCAGGAAGAGGAAAACCGTCTGCGCAAGCAAATCGACGGACAGATGCGCTGA
- the pstS gene encoding phosphate ABC transporter substrate-binding protein PstS codes for MRTLGAISAGLICCSCAAAAYAADIKGAGSTFAAPLYTRWAADYQKSGGSRVIYQGTGSSDGLKQVIAREVDFAGSDAPLSDDQLTRNGLRQFPVVIGGVVPVVNLPGLKAGEVMLTGPVIADIFLGKVQFWDDPAIVRLNPKIKMPNYPIAVVRRQDGSGTTLIWTHYLAQVSPEWKRRVGEGTSVRWPLGIGGKGNEGIATYVGYLPGAIGYVAWDFTKQNRLKYVAMTNAAGNVVQPGAATFNAAAASADWSGSLSQVLTNQPGKDAWPVMGATYVLLPATPNQPGHDKATLKFFEWALSHGGPTVNALDYVALPDLVVTKIRSQWPADTGEKPVRKVLAVP; via the coding sequence GTGAGAACACTGGGCGCCATCAGCGCTGGCCTGATTTGCTGTTCATGCGCGGCCGCTGCCTACGCGGCCGACATTAAAGGAGCCGGCAGCACGTTCGCCGCTCCTCTCTACACCCGCTGGGCCGCCGACTACCAGAAGTCGGGTGGAAGCAGGGTGATCTATCAGGGCACGGGTTCGTCCGATGGGCTCAAGCAGGTGATCGCCCGGGAAGTCGACTTTGCTGGCTCGGACGCGCCACTGAGCGACGATCAACTGACCCGCAACGGCCTGCGGCAGTTTCCAGTCGTGATCGGCGGCGTGGTGCCCGTCGTGAACCTTCCGGGGCTCAAAGCCGGCGAAGTGATGCTGACCGGGCCGGTCATCGCCGATATCTTTCTCGGCAAGGTTCAGTTCTGGGACGACCCGGCAATCGTGCGGTTGAACCCGAAGATCAAGATGCCGAATTACCCGATCGCCGTGGTGCGTCGCCAGGATGGCTCGGGCACGACGCTGATCTGGACTCACTACCTCGCGCAGGTCAGTCCCGAATGGAAGCGCAGGGTCGGCGAAGGCACTAGCGTGCGATGGCCGCTCGGCATCGGCGGCAAAGGCAACGAGGGCATTGCCACGTACGTCGGCTATCTGCCCGGCGCGATAGGCTATGTCGCGTGGGATTTCACGAAACAGAACCGCTTGAAGTACGTGGCCATGACCAATGCGGCGGGCAATGTCGTGCAGCCCGGCGCCGCCACCTTCAACGCAGCGGCGGCGAGCGCCGACTGGTCGGGTTCCCTGTCGCAGGTGCTGACCAACCAGCCGGGCAAGGACGCCTGGCCGGTCATGGGCGCGACCTATGTGTTGCTACCCGCGACGCCGAACCAGCCGGGCCACGACAAAGCCACGTTGAAGTTTTTCGAATGGGCGTTAAGCCACGGCGGACCGACGGTCAACGCACTGGACTACGTAGCGCTGCCGGACCTGGTCGTGACGAAGATCCGCTCACAATGGCCCGCCGATACCGGCGAAAAGCCGGTGCGCAAAGTGCTCGCGGTGCCGTGA
- a CDS encoding LysR family transcriptional regulator, protein MDRLRAFEVFVTVVTRGSFARAADALETSPANVTRYVNDLEAHLGARLLNRTSRRLSLTEAGETLYSRCKAILEDVAETEGLVSTTSIEPRGRLRINAPVSFGIQHLAPLWPRFMQQYPDVELDITLIDRVVDIVEEGFDLAIRISRAGTVDHAARKLATSTNILCASPDYLKRSGYPETPLDLLGHRCIGYTYAATADVWQLIDKDGKTHAVEVNCQMHTNNGDTARAAALAGHGVIWQPTFLIGEDLRAGRLLRVLPEYRLPDIDLLALYPSRRHVSAKVRAAIDFLVNAFSGVPPWDKT, encoded by the coding sequence ATGGACCGGCTGCGTGCGTTTGAGGTTTTCGTAACGGTCGTCACCCGGGGCAGCTTTGCGCGCGCGGCCGATGCGCTCGAAACCTCCCCCGCGAACGTGACCCGCTATGTGAATGACCTGGAGGCGCACCTCGGCGCGCGACTGCTGAATCGCACCTCACGCAGATTGTCTCTGACCGAGGCCGGTGAAACGCTTTATTCGCGCTGCAAGGCCATTCTCGAAGACGTTGCCGAAACGGAAGGACTCGTGTCGACAACGTCGATCGAACCGCGTGGACGGCTGCGTATCAATGCACCGGTCAGCTTCGGCATCCAGCATCTCGCGCCGCTGTGGCCACGGTTCATGCAGCAATATCCCGACGTCGAACTCGACATCACGCTGATAGACCGCGTCGTCGATATCGTCGAAGAGGGCTTCGATCTCGCCATTCGCATCTCGCGCGCCGGCACGGTCGATCACGCGGCCCGCAAACTGGCGACGTCGACAAACATCCTGTGTGCATCGCCCGATTACCTGAAACGTTCGGGATATCCGGAAACGCCGCTGGATCTGCTCGGACATCGATGTATCGGCTATACGTATGCGGCCACGGCGGACGTCTGGCAACTGATCGACAAAGACGGTAAAACGCATGCTGTCGAGGTGAACTGCCAGATGCACACCAATAACGGCGACACCGCGCGCGCGGCGGCGCTCGCGGGGCACGGCGTGATCTGGCAGCCGACGTTTCTGATCGGCGAGGACCTCCGCGCGGGCCGGCTGCTGCGGGTATTGCCTGAATACCGCTTGCCGGATATCGATCTGCTCGCGCTGTATCCGAGCCGTCGCCACGTGAGCGCAAAAGTTCGTGCGGCAATCGATTTTCTGGTCAACGCGTTCTCGGGCGTGCCGCCGTGGGACAAGACGTGA
- a CDS encoding SDR family oxidoreductase, with product MQRLTGKVAIVTGASAGIGRAAAKLFAAEGAKVVVAARREAELDTLVSEIARDGGTAVPLAGDVQSEEFAKALVALAVSRFGRLDIAYNNAGTLGEMGPSTGVSEAGWSATLATNLTSAFIGAKHQIPEMIKQGGGSIIFTSTFVGYSFAFPGTAAYAASKAGLIGLTQALAAEYGAQGVRVNAILPGAVDTEMYRGMNDTAESQTFVTGLHALKRVARPEEIARSALYLASDDSSFVTGTASLVDGGASITRT from the coding sequence ATGCAACGCTTGACAGGAAAAGTCGCTATCGTCACCGGCGCCAGCGCGGGCATTGGTCGCGCTGCCGCAAAGTTGTTCGCCGCGGAAGGCGCGAAGGTTGTGGTGGCCGCACGCCGCGAAGCCGAACTCGACACGCTGGTCAGCGAGATCGCTCGCGACGGCGGTACGGCTGTCCCGCTGGCAGGGGACGTGCAATCCGAAGAATTCGCGAAAGCGCTGGTCGCACTCGCCGTCAGCCGTTTCGGCCGTCTCGACATCGCGTACAACAATGCGGGGACGCTCGGTGAGATGGGACCGTCGACCGGCGTGTCGGAAGCAGGCTGGTCAGCGACGCTGGCCACCAACCTGACCAGCGCGTTCATCGGCGCCAAGCATCAGATTCCTGAAATGATCAAGCAAGGCGGCGGATCGATCATCTTCACGTCGACCTTCGTCGGCTACTCGTTCGCCTTCCCGGGAACGGCCGCCTATGCGGCGAGCAAAGCCGGGCTGATCGGACTGACGCAAGCGCTCGCGGCCGAATACGGTGCGCAAGGCGTGCGCGTCAACGCGATTCTGCCGGGCGCGGTGGACACGGAGATGTATCGCGGCATGAACGATACCGCTGAATCGCAGACGTTCGTGACCGGGCTACATGCGCTCAAGCGGGTCGCGAGGCCAGAAGAGATTGCCCGCTCGGCGCTGTACCTCGCTTCCGACGATTCGTCCTTCGTGACGGGTACGGCTTCGTTGGTCGACGGTGGGGCTTCGATTACGCGTACCTGA
- a CDS encoding DUF4148 domain-containing protein, producing MKTLVHTVCAVAVMALPIASAAQTESTLTHAQVQAEIAQLEQAGFNPANANTVDFPTYMPTTTAPAAGQSSGYGPATSGTQQMGHPAGATGMKPVFFGGS from the coding sequence ATGAAGACGTTAGTCCACACAGTTTGCGCGGTCGCTGTCATGGCTTTGCCAATTGCATCGGCGGCACAGACCGAAAGCACGCTGACGCACGCACAAGTCCAGGCAGAGATCGCGCAACTCGAACAAGCCGGCTTCAATCCGGCCAATGCGAATACCGTCGACTTTCCTACCTATATGCCGACCACCACCGCCCCTGCCGCAGGTCAGAGCAGCGGCTATGGCCCTGCGACCAGCGGTACGCAGCAGATGGGCCATCCGGCCGGCGCGACTGGGATGAAGCCGGTGTTCTTTGGCGGATCTTGA
- a CDS encoding hybrid sensor histidine kinase/response regulator, which translates to MAPSADELASRPAKEADYARENQSLLRLARAQTGSREHLLNAIASEAMALCCAGSAGISLVEGPPDGRRFRWLAVAGLCAGLQGRTTAWDECPCGVTLEGGAARLFVDPQQQFPSLNFPGVEVPEGIVVPIPCDNGHLGAIWVMSHNKGCRFDSEDARVLSDLAMVAGAAVTMVNVRDDGADNDRRHNEFIAMLAHELRNPMAPIDGAIAAAKRLVVDNDRADAVLTIAQRQMKHLRTLVDDLLDAARLKHGKLTIRRSDTLLAEIVSDAVAAIDHDVRSRGHTLKLTGLDRAIPVRADHVRLSQVLGNLLSNAAKYTPAGGLIELTVRSGNPSDARMLVIEVSDNGIGIDSSIAPHVFDLFAQCSSGSARSEGGLGIGLAVAKRLVELHDGEIDIHSDGPGCGTRVTLRLPILRTQPLATPGDATDKDRSFRALRIVLVDDNVDALHVLCVLLDLEGYRVSAVDNGRAAIDLITRTRPELAIVDVAMPVMDGFEVARRIRANPELNGTILVALTGYSSDTDRSQTLAAGFDHHLSKPLSLEKLRDVLADSAERLVGGAR; encoded by the coding sequence ATGGCTCCCAGTGCTGACGAATTAGCGAGCCGTCCAGCCAAAGAGGCTGATTACGCCCGGGAGAACCAGTCGCTGCTGCGGCTCGCGCGCGCGCAAACCGGCTCGCGTGAACACCTGCTGAACGCGATTGCCAGCGAGGCCATGGCGTTATGCTGCGCGGGCAGCGCGGGCATCAGTCTGGTCGAGGGGCCACCCGACGGCCGGCGCTTTCGCTGGCTCGCGGTGGCGGGCCTGTGCGCCGGCTTGCAGGGGCGCACGACCGCGTGGGACGAATGTCCATGCGGCGTCACGCTCGAAGGGGGCGCGGCGCGCCTGTTCGTCGATCCGCAACAGCAGTTTCCCAGTCTGAACTTTCCGGGTGTCGAGGTGCCCGAGGGGATCGTCGTACCCATTCCGTGCGATAACGGCCACCTCGGCGCGATATGGGTGATGTCGCACAACAAAGGGTGCCGCTTCGACAGCGAAGACGCGCGGGTGCTGTCGGATCTCGCGATGGTCGCGGGCGCGGCCGTGACGATGGTCAACGTTCGCGACGACGGCGCGGACAACGACCGCCGCCACAACGAGTTCATCGCGATGCTCGCGCACGAGTTGCGCAACCCGATGGCGCCGATCGATGGCGCGATCGCCGCGGCGAAGCGTCTGGTGGTCGATAACGACAGGGCCGACGCGGTGCTGACCATCGCGCAACGGCAGATGAAGCATCTGCGCACCCTCGTCGATGACCTGCTCGACGCCGCGCGTCTGAAGCACGGAAAGCTGACGATCCGGCGCAGCGATACGTTGCTGGCCGAGATCGTTTCCGACGCGGTAGCCGCGATCGACCACGACGTGCGCTCGCGCGGCCATACGCTGAAACTGACCGGTCTGGACCGCGCGATTCCGGTGCGCGCCGACCATGTGCGGCTCAGTCAGGTGCTCGGCAATCTGTTGTCGAACGCGGCGAAGTACACGCCGGCGGGCGGACTGATCGAGCTGACGGTTCGCTCGGGAAATCCGTCCGACGCGCGGATGCTGGTGATCGAGGTCAGCGACAACGGCATCGGCATCGATTCGTCGATCGCCCCGCATGTGTTTGACCTGTTCGCGCAGTGCTCGAGCGGCAGCGCGCGCTCGGAAGGCGGGCTCGGTATCGGTCTGGCTGTCGCCAAACGGCTGGTGGAACTGCACGATGGCGAAATCGACATCCATAGCGATGGACCGGGCTGCGGCACCCGCGTCACACTTCGTTTGCCGATCCTGCGAACGCAGCCGCTAGCGACGCCTGGCGACGCCACCGACAAGGACAGGAGCTTCCGGGCGCTGCGCATCGTTCTGGTGGACGACAACGTCGACGCGTTGCACGTTCTGTGCGTACTGCTCGACCTGGAGGGTTATCGCGTGTCCGCGGTCGACAACGGTCGCGCGGCCATCGACCTGATCACGCGAACGAGGCCGGAGCTTGCCATCGTCGACGTGGCGATGCCCGTGATGGACGGCTTCGAGGTGGCACGCAGAATTCGCGCGAACCCCGAGCTGAACGGCACGATACTCGTCGCGCTGACCGGCTATTCGTCGGACACGGACCGCAGCCAGACGCTTGCCGCGGGCTTCGATCATCATCTGAGCAAGCCGTTGTCGCTGGAAAAGCTGCGGGACGTGCTGGCGGATTCGGCGGAGCGGCTGGTTGGCGGCGCTCGGTGA
- a CDS encoding aliphatic sulfonate ABC transporter substrate-binding protein: MTQITRRAFTRFAVASLLAASAPRGFSQTAPVALRIGYQKSSTLITLLKARGSLEKALAPLNVRISWNEFASGLPLTEALNVDAVDFSADVADTVPIFAQAAHARFVYVAQEAPSPGAQAIIVKKDGILRTLADLKDRRIAVTKAAGSHYLLLAALARAGLKPADVGVNYLSPADGRAAFERGSVDVWITWDPYVASVERDGDVRILSDGTGLASYQRYYLASRTYADAHPQIIETVFEQLKTAGDWLRANPLDAANTLAPVWGLDAPTIERANARRSYLVRALAPPNFSEQQTIADAFYRAGLLPAPVETKQALYWDFAAKQAKPVGA, encoded by the coding sequence ATGACGCAAATAACACGGCGCGCATTCACCCGCTTCGCAGTGGCATCACTGCTGGCCGCCAGTGCTCCGCGCGGCTTCTCGCAGACCGCGCCTGTCGCGCTGCGCATCGGCTATCAGAAGTCTTCTACGCTCATCACGTTGCTGAAGGCACGCGGATCGCTGGAAAAAGCGCTCGCGCCGCTCAACGTGCGCATCTCCTGGAATGAGTTCGCGAGCGGACTGCCGCTGACCGAAGCGCTCAACGTCGATGCCGTCGACTTCAGCGCCGATGTCGCCGACACCGTGCCGATCTTCGCCCAGGCCGCGCATGCGCGCTTCGTCTATGTCGCGCAGGAAGCGCCATCGCCGGGCGCGCAAGCGATCATCGTGAAGAAGGACGGCATACTGCGCACGCTGGCCGATCTGAAGGACCGCCGCATTGCGGTGACGAAGGCGGCGGGCAGCCACTATCTGCTGCTTGCGGCGCTCGCGCGCGCGGGGCTCAAGCCCGCCGACGTCGGCGTGAACTACCTGAGTCCGGCCGATGGCCGCGCCGCGTTCGAGCGCGGCAGCGTCGATGTCTGGATCACCTGGGATCCCTATGTAGCGTCGGTCGAGCGCGACGGCGACGTGCGCATACTGAGCGACGGCACGGGCCTTGCGTCCTATCAGCGCTACTACCTCGCGTCGCGCACCTACGCCGACGCGCATCCGCAAATCATCGAGACCGTGTTCGAGCAGTTGAAGACGGCCGGCGACTGGTTGCGCGCTAATCCGCTCGACGCGGCCAACACGCTCGCGCCGGTGTGGGGACTCGACGCGCCGACGATCGAACGCGCCAACGCCCGGCGCAGCTATCTGGTGCGAGCGCTCGCGCCGCCGAACTTCAGCGAGCAGCAGACGATCGCCGACGCGTTCTATCGCGCGGGACTGCTGCCCGCGCCGGTCGAGACGAAGCAGGCGCTGTACTGGGACTTCGCGGCGAAACAGGCGAAGCCGGTCGGCGCGTGA
- a CDS encoding phage holin family protein — protein MSIHAKVTRWRNVGRFCVERVTDYSELFALEIEETRKRLVRELSALVALAVAGLFTLSFICIAIIATAWQTPYFLAVVWGVAAAWLLVCIVSLLVLRAQKPAQSLHVLKAEIHSDLDALRESLK, from the coding sequence ATGTCAATCCATGCGAAGGTCACGAGGTGGCGCAACGTCGGGCGATTCTGCGTCGAACGCGTCACCGACTATAGCGAACTGTTCGCGCTGGAAATCGAGGAGACGCGAAAGCGCCTGGTACGCGAGTTGAGCGCACTCGTGGCGTTGGCGGTCGCGGGGCTGTTCACGCTGTCCTTCATTTGCATCGCGATCATCGCCACCGCGTGGCAGACGCCTTACTTTCTTGCGGTGGTGTGGGGCGTGGCTGCCGCTTGGCTGCTCGTGTGCATCGTGTCCTTACTGGTCTTGCGGGCGCAAAAACCGGCGCAATCGCTTCACGTGCTCAAGGCCGAGATTCACTCCGATCTCGACGCTCTCAGGGAGTCGCTCAAATGA
- a CDS encoding DUF6566 family protein, with translation MTPLPPTDHTDHTAGSGIGETGSDMATADGRAMPAARDERGSHHAMHDAHRGALITVTTHRNSRGAWIADVSISRDGRPMEIPANLANAEPVTPEWLTEEEALRAGIEQGRYLIDRTLGEHAATLSASQPRRDDER, from the coding sequence ATGACCCCGCTCCCCCCAACCGATCACACTGACCACACCGCCGGCTCCGGCATCGGCGAGACCGGCTCCGATATGGCTACCGCGGACGGACGCGCGATGCCGGCCGCGCGCGACGAGCGCGGCTCCCACCACGCGATGCATGACGCGCACCGCGGCGCGCTGATCACGGTGACCACGCATCGGAACTCGCGAGGCGCCTGGATCGCCGACGTGTCGATTTCCCGCGACGGTCGACCGATGGAGATACCGGCCAATCTGGCCAACGCGGAGCCCGTGACGCCTGAATGGCTCACCGAGGAGGAAGCGTTGCGCGCCGGCATCGAACAGGGTCGCTATCTGATCGACCGGACTCTGGGCGAGCACGCCGCCACCCTGTCGGCGTCGCAGCCGCGCCGCGACGACGAGCGATAA
- a CDS encoding 3-deoxy-D-arabino-heptulosonate 7-phosphate synthase, translated as MSVTPSPSLLDEMLDAVVRRYRLPALAAVCAPTPQASPATVLALAIEQAREASARGEAPDAANRRFFVEALARMIREALREEAGDPVFQAMLLRHRSAVVREYASLAAHASVDRRLIYAAVNAIAHPAKQQRLLPGPQRDALARLHALAVAEAWPELAEAVQTCIDTPQIAHDAALQRGLAQLLESAALQRLRRLDALTSDERVRHYQTLWDRQGPRPGSSTAVERGLSSKQRGAAVEALAADALDALAQRLNDAQGAVATYRVVNSMRVPAAIPASHERAKTEWDVVLLRQAQPPADAAAWDVCLLVEAKASVDAATTDLPRLVRGLTLLAHAEPHTVYSFRTQQGTVHLSGASLAALTSDATGLRSTVLYCCDAPVEAAPRVLSPASRMQLLSAQASLDFAGALADGRDADCADLEPVWHQLLESPRWRTVLDQYATLREVRELMVHPDDLRAAVGIADARRLSAAR; from the coding sequence ATGTCCGTGACGCCATCGCCTTCGTTGCTCGACGAGATGCTCGACGCTGTCGTGCGCCGCTATCGCCTGCCGGCGCTCGCGGCCGTCTGCGCGCCGACGCCGCAAGCGAGTCCCGCCACCGTGCTCGCGCTCGCGATCGAGCAGGCTCGCGAGGCGAGCGCGCGTGGCGAGGCGCCGGATGCGGCGAACCGGCGCTTCTTCGTCGAGGCGCTGGCGCGCATGATCCGCGAGGCGCTGCGCGAGGAAGCCGGCGACCCGGTGTTTCAGGCGATGCTGCTACGGCATCGCAGCGCGGTGGTGCGGGAGTACGCGTCGCTGGCCGCGCACGCGAGCGTCGATCGCCGGCTAATCTACGCGGCCGTCAATGCGATCGCGCATCCGGCCAAACAGCAGCGGCTGCTCCCCGGTCCGCAACGCGACGCGCTGGCGCGTCTGCACGCGCTCGCGGTCGCCGAAGCGTGGCCCGAACTGGCCGAAGCCGTGCAAACTTGCATCGATACGCCGCAAATCGCGCACGACGCGGCGCTGCAACGCGGCCTCGCGCAATTGCTGGAGAGTGCCGCGCTGCAGCGCTTACGGCGCCTTGACGCGCTGACCTCCGACGAGCGCGTGCGCCACTACCAGACGCTGTGGGATCGTCAGGGGCCGCGCCCGGGAAGCTCGACCGCGGTCGAGCGAGGCTTGAGTTCGAAGCAGCGCGGCGCCGCGGTCGAAGCGTTGGCCGCCGATGCACTCGACGCGCTCGCGCAGCGCCTCAATGACGCTCAGGGAGCGGTCGCCACCTACCGCGTCGTGAACTCGATGCGCGTGCCGGCCGCGATACCCGCAAGCCATGAGCGCGCCAAAACCGAATGGGATGTGGTGCTGCTGCGCCAGGCACAGCCCCCGGCCGACGCAGCGGCGTGGGACGTATGCCTGCTCGTCGAAGCGAAGGCATCGGTCGACGCGGCCACCACCGATCTGCCGCGGCTCGTGCGCGGACTGACGCTGCTGGCGCACGCGGAGCCGCACACCGTCTACTCGTTTCGCACGCAGCAGGGGACGGTGCATTTGAGCGGCGCGTCGCTTGCCGCGCTGACGAGCGACGCAACCGGTCTTCGCAGCACCGTGCTCTATTGCTGTGACGCTCCCGTCGAAGCGGCGCCGCGCGTGCTGAGTCCCGCGAGCCGGATGCAGCTGCTGTCGGCCCAGGCCAGCCTCGATTTCGCAGGTGCGCTGGCGGACGGACGCGACGCCGACTGCGCGGATCTCGAACCGGTGTGGCATCAGTTGCTCGAATCGCCGAGATGGCGGACGGTGCTCGACCAGTACGCGACGCTGCGCGAAGTTCGGGAATTAATGGTTCATCCTGACGACTTGCGGGCCGCGGTCGGCATCGCGGACGCAAGACGGTTGAGCGCGGCGCGCTAG
- a CDS encoding YihY/virulence factor BrkB family protein, with amino-acid sequence MSAPQPKTAARPARWRHTINVASDAASRFLSDRCAMLGASIAFYSAFSLAPTLLLVLAVIGWIFGRDAAQGRLFEQARQLVGNDAAHAMQDIVAHAHYAGGSGVAAAFSIALLLVGASATFSSLNTALDIVFAAHPRKGIAGLALLVRARLVSIGLLIGLSFLLVVSLVVDAAIQTLGGALFGNSALGIVADVLQSLLGFVILAVGLGALIKWLPDAAVPLRPALVGGSIASLLFTAGRHLFSFYLVHAGTAGVFGAAGSLAVLMMWLYFCAAVFLFGAEVTASLCRDAASAAHPGLRRA; translated from the coding sequence ATGTCAGCACCGCAACCGAAAACCGCAGCGAGACCCGCTCGCTGGCGCCACACGATCAACGTCGCGAGCGACGCCGCCAGCCGCTTTCTGTCGGACCGATGCGCGATGCTCGGCGCCAGCATCGCGTTCTATTCGGCGTTCTCGCTAGCGCCCACGCTGCTGCTCGTGCTCGCGGTCATCGGCTGGATCTTCGGCCGCGATGCCGCGCAGGGGCGGCTTTTCGAGCAGGCGCGGCAGCTGGTCGGCAACGACGCGGCGCACGCGATGCAGGACATCGTCGCCCACGCGCACTACGCGGGCGGCAGCGGCGTCGCCGCGGCGTTCTCGATCGCGCTGCTGCTGGTCGGCGCGTCGGCCACGTTTTCATCGTTGAATACCGCGCTCGACATCGTGTTTGCCGCGCACCCGCGCAAAGGCATTGCCGGGCTGGCGCTGCTGGTGCGCGCGCGGCTCGTATCGATCGGTCTGCTTATCGGGCTCAGCTTTCTGCTGGTCGTGTCGCTCGTCGTCGATGCGGCGATTCAGACCCTCGGCGGTGCGCTGTTCGGCAATTCGGCGCTGGGCATCGTTGCCGACGTGCTGCAATCGTTACTCGGTTTCGTCATTCTGGCCGTCGGGCTCGGCGCGCTGATCAAGTGGCTGCCCGACGCGGCGGTGCCGTTGCGCCCCGCGCTCGTGGGCGGCAGCATCGCGAGCCTGCTGTTCACGGCGGGCCGGCATCTGTTCAGCTTCTATCTCGTGCATGCGGGCACGGCGGGCGTGTTCGGCGCGGCCGGCTCGCTCGCGGTGCTGATGATGTGGCTGTACTTCTGCGCGGCGGTGTTCCTGTTCGGCGCGGAAGTCACCGCGTCGCTGTGCCGGGATGCGGCCTCCGCCGCTCATCCCGGGCTTCGGCGAGCATGA
- a CDS encoding MFS transporter, translating to MSWTREQRNVTIAAYLGWTLDAFDFFLMVFVLKDIAQEFNTDIPSVAVAIMLTLMMRPLGALIFGWLADKYGRRPTLMVNIGCFSLLELLSGLSPNLMTLLVLRALFGIAMGGEWGVGGALTMETVPPKSRGIVSGLLQAGYPSGYLLASIVFGVFYQYIGWRGMFFVGVLPALLVLYIRAHVPESPAFQTLEKKVRPGLVATLKQNIGLSIYAIILMTAFNFFSHGSQDLYPTFLRVQLKFDPHTVSWITIVLNIGAICGGLFFGWASEKIGRKRAIFIAALIALPVLPVWAFSTTPFLLALGAFLMQISVQGAWGVIPVHLNEISPDEIRATFPGLVYQLGNLIASVNGPMQSKIAEMHDNNYALVMAVVIGIVAIVICALIPFSRERRGIDMTQSAREIVGAGSTGGAVGGQRI from the coding sequence ATGAGCTGGACTCGGGAACAGAGAAACGTCACGATCGCCGCCTATCTAGGCTGGACGCTCGACGCATTCGATTTCTTTCTGATGGTGTTCGTATTGAAAGATATCGCACAGGAATTCAATACGGACATTCCGTCGGTCGCGGTTGCGATCATGCTGACCCTGATGATGCGCCCGCTCGGCGCATTGATTTTCGGCTGGCTCGCCGACAAATACGGCCGCCGTCCGACGCTGATGGTCAACATCGGGTGCTTCTCGTTGCTCGAACTGCTGTCCGGTCTGTCGCCCAACCTGATGACGCTGCTCGTGCTGCGCGCGCTGTTCGGTATCGCGATGGGCGGCGAATGGGGTGTCGGCGGCGCGCTGACCATGGAAACCGTGCCGCCGAAATCGCGCGGCATCGTCTCGGGTCTGCTGCAGGCCGGTTATCCGAGCGGCTATCTGCTCGCGTCGATCGTGTTCGGCGTGTTCTATCAATACATCGGCTGGCGCGGCATGTTCTTCGTCGGCGTGCTGCCGGCGCTGCTCGTGCTGTACATTCGCGCGCACGTGCCGGAGTCGCCCGCGTTCCAGACGCTCGAAAAGAAGGTACGTCCGGGCCTCGTCGCGACGCTCAAGCAGAACATCGGCCTGTCGATCTACGCGATCATCCTGATGACCGCGTTCAACTTCTTCTCGCACGGCTCGCAGGATCTGTATCCGACTTTCCTGCGCGTCCAGCTCAAGTTCGATCCGCACACCGTGTCGTGGATCACGATCGTCCTGAACATCGGCGCGATCTGCGGGGGACTGTTCTTCGGCTGGGCATCGGAGAAGATCGGCCGCAAGCGCGCGATCTTCATCGCCGCGCTGATCGCGCTGCCGGTGCTGCCGGTATGGGCGTTCTCGACCACGCCGTTTCTGCTCGCGCTCGGCGCATTCCTGATGCAGATCTCGGTGCAAGGCGCGTGGGGCGTGATTCCGGTGCACCTGAACGAAATCTCGCCCGATGAAATCCGCGCGACCTTCCCCGGTCTCGTGTACCAGCTGGGCAATCTGATCGCGTCGGTCAACGGTCCGATGCAATCGAAGATCGCCGAGATGCACGACAACAACTACGCGCTCGTGATGGCCGTCGTAATCGGCATCGTCGCGATCGTGATCTGCGCGCTGATTCCGTTCAGCCGCGAACGCCGCGGCATCGACATGACGCAGTCCGCGCGCGAGATCGTCGGCGCGGGATCGACGGGCGGCGCGGTCGGAGGACAGCGCATATAA